From Erigeron canadensis isolate Cc75 chromosome 8, C_canadensis_v1, whole genome shotgun sequence, one genomic window encodes:
- the LOC122579573 gene encoding uncharacterized protein LOC122579573, which yields MEFFNKHIILILNTTTPFKGFPRSKFQNTYTMSSTSRAWVVAGTVGLVEALKDQGFARWNYTLRAIHHHAKSNLRSISQAKKLSSPAAMASNKRIDQSEESFRKVMYLSCWGPN from the coding sequence ATGGAGTTCTtcaacaaacacataatattgattttaaacaCAACAACCCCATTTAAAGGATTTCCAAGAAGCAAATTTCAGAATACATATACAATGAGTTCAACAAGCAGAGCATGGGTTGTGGCTGGAACAGTTGGATTGGTGGAAGCGCTTAAAGATCAAGGATTCGCTAGGTGGAACTACACCTTGAGGGCCATTCACCACCACGCCAAGTCCAACCTCCGGTCAATCTCCCAGGCCAAAAAGCTGTCTTCACCAGCTGCCATGGCTTCCAACAAACGCATTGATCAATCCGAGGAGTCATTCAGAAAAGTCATGTACTTGAGTTGTTGGGGTCCCAATTGA
- the LOC122580631 gene encoding uncharacterized protein LOC122580631, giving the protein MSLKVSKAWMVAGTVGLVEALKDQGFARWNYTLRTIHHHAKSNLRSVAQTKKLSSQATKASSRDKAKQSEESLRKVMYLSCWGPN; this is encoded by the coding sequence ATGAGTTTAAAAGTTAGTAAAGCGTGGATGGTGGCCGGGACAGTTGGGTTGGTGGAGGCACTAAAAGATCAAGGTTTTGCACGGTGGAATTACACCTTGAGGACCATCCACCACCACGCCAAGTCCAATCTCCGGTCGGTTGCCCAGACCAAGAAGCTGTCTTCTCAGGCTACTAAGGCTTCAAGCAGAGACAAGGCAAAACAATCAGAAGAGTCATTAAGAAAAGTCATGTACTTGAGCTGTTGGGGTcccaattaa
- the LOC122610898 gene encoding uncharacterized protein LOC122610898, whose product MSDSSSPSSSDDYISNDYEVVNNAVTQMNVIFNPQAIGACLNVIFDEEEKQHQEASSSSRPTFTRRVISRDHVGAAKLLYDHYFAPNCTYPPDMFRRRFRMRKEMFLRIVRDINSFQSIEPLPKHFQFFHKGATDATGRPGFNIFQKCTSAIRQLAYSFKDDALDEYLQMAQDTGYQCLDAFCKCVIHRYQQEYLRRPTEADVERLTAKHE is encoded by the coding sequence ATGTCTGATTCATCATCACCATCCTCTAGTGACGATTACATATCAAACGATTACGAAGTAGTCAACAATGCTGTTACGCAAATGAATGTTATTTTCAATCCCCAAGCCATAGGTGCGTGTCTTAACGTTATCTTTGACGAAGAAGAAAAGCAACACCAAGAAGCGTCAAGTTCTTCAAGACCCACGTTTACTAGAAGGGTGATCTCGCGAGATCACGTGGGTGCCGCAAAGCTTTTATACGATCATTACTTTGCGCCTAACTGCACTTACCCACCTGATATGTTTCGTAGAAGGTTCCGAATGCGAAAGGAAATGTTTCTGCGCATAGTGCGAGACATAAACTCATTTCAAAGCATAGAACCGCTACCGAAACACTTTCAGTTCTTTCACAAAGGCGCGACAGATGCTACTGGTCGTCCCGGTTtcaacattttccaaaaatgtacTTCTGCTATACGCCAGTTAGCGTATAGCTTTAAGGATGATGCTTTAGATGAGTACTTGCAGATGGCTCAAGATACAGGCTACCAGTGTTTAGATGCTTTCTGCAAATGTGTGATACACCGTTATCAACAGGAGTACTTGAGAAGGCCTACAGAAGCCGATGTCGAGCGGTTAACTGCCAAACATGAGTAG
- the LOC122610899 gene encoding uncharacterized protein LOC122610899, with amino-acid sequence MHWGWRNCPVAWQGQYTRGDKGHPTIMLEAVASYDLWIWHAYFGPAGSNNDINVLNESDLFDDLLQDRAPKVEFSVNGERFTKVYYLADGIYPEWVTLVNSFKCPMDPKTTKFKRYQEAARKDVERAFEVLQDNGSAITEFEEELIANTTLPTRTWTERCSTQLRMYGELRDRIAHHQLRNALIEQVWNLSEHGRQR; translated from the exons ATGCATTGGGGTTGGAGGAACTGTCCAGTGGCATGGCAAGGGCAGTACACCCGGGGCGACAAGGGACATCCAacaatcatgcttgaagcggttgcttcatatgatttgtggatctGGCATGCCTACTTTGGCCCTGctggttcgaacaacgacatcaacgtcctcAACGAGTCAGATTTGTTCGACGATTTGCTACAAGACAGGGCTCCTAAAGTAGAGTTTTCGGTTAACGGGGAACGGTTTACAAAGGTATATTACCTAGCAGATGGTATTTATCCAGAATGGGTGACTCTTGTTAACTCATTCAAGTGCCCGATGGACCCGAAAACCACCAAGTTCAAAAGATACCAAGAagctgcaagaaaggatgtcgAGCGAGCGTTTGAAGTTCTTCAAG ATAATGGGAGTGCAATTACAGAGTTTGAAGAAGAGTTGATAGCTAATACTACACTCCCAACTCGTACGTGGACTGAAAGGTGTTCAACGCAGCTTCGTATGTACGGGGAGCTTCGCGATAGAATTGCTCACCATCAACTCCGCAATGCTCTGATCGAACAAGTTTGGAACCTCTCAGAACACGGCCGTCAACGTTGA